The nucleotide sequence GTGTCGCGCGCACGGACCACCGCGGCGGCGCACACGAGCGCTGGTGCGCCTCCCACCCCCGTGTAGCTCGTTCGGCACGGGGACGCCCCGCCGCCGCCGCTGCGTGGGCGCCGTGATCCCATGGCTCGGCACCGACGTCCGACCGCACGCGCAGCAAGCGGCGAAGGGGTGCTCCCCGATGCCGCACGAGCGTCCACACCGACCGAGCCGCCGCGCGCACCACGAACCCAAGTAAAGCGCGAGCCGTTAGACTACACGCATGGCATCCAACGAAGTGCATGTGATCGGCGGCGGGCTCGCCGGAAGTGAAGCCGCGTGGCAGCTCGCTGAGCGCGGGCACGCGGTGGTGATCAGTGAAATGCGCCCCGTGCGCGGCACCGCCGCGCATCGCACCGAGAAGCTCGGTGAGCTCGTGTGTTCGAACACGTTCAAGAGCACCGAGACCACCAACGCGCACGGCCTGCTGAAGGCCGAGATGCGGCAGCTGGGTTCATTGATTCTCGACTGCGCCGATGAGTCGCGCGTGCCGGGTGGTTCGGCGCTCACCGTCGACCGCGAAATCTTCTCACAGCATGTACACGATCGCATCCATGCACACCCGCGCATCCGCGTGTCGCGCGAGGAAGTCACGGCGCTCCCCGATGTCGGCATCATCGCGACCGGACCGCTCACGTCCGATGCGTTGGCCGATGCCATCCGCGCGCGGCTCGGTGTCGAGTCGCTCGCGTTCTACGATGCGATTGCGCCCGTCGTCTCGCTCGAGTCGATCGATCAGAACATTGCGTTTCGGGCCTCGCGCTGGGGCAAGGAAACGATGGACGGCGCCGGTGAGGAAGGGGCGTATCTCAACTGCGCCTTCACGCGCGACGAGTACGAAGCCTTCATCGACGCGCTGACCACCGCCGACCAGTTCACCGCGCACGAGTTCGACGCCGTGCCGTACTTCGAGGGGTGCATGCCCATCGAAGAGATGGCGCGGCGCGGACGGGAGTCGTTGCGCTTCGGGCCGATGAAGCCCATCGGATTGCAGGACCCGCGCTCCAACTCGCGTCCGCATGCCGTCATGCAGCTGCGTATGGAAGATCGGGGCGGCCGCATGTGGAATCTGGTCGGCTTTCAGACGCGGCTCCGTATCCCGGAGCAGGCACGGGTATTCCGCATGATTCCCGGCTTGGCCGAAGCGGAGTTTCTGCGCTTCGGCTCCATTCACCGCAACTCATACGTGAACGCGCCCGCGGCGCTGTCGTCGCACTTGTCGCTGCGCGACGCGCCGCAGCTGATGTTCGCCGGACAGATCACCGGCGTCGAAGGCTACACCGAAAGCAGCGCCACCGGTCTTTTGGCCGGCATCAACCTCGCGCGGCAGATGGAGGGACGCGAGCCGGTCGTGCCGCCGCCCGCCACGATGATGGGCGCCCTGTATCGCTACATGCGCGAAGCCGACCCCAAGCACTTCCAGCCGATGAACGCGAACTTCGGGTTACTCGACGACCTCGAAGGTGTCGCGCCGAAGCTCTTGAAGGACAAGGCCAAGAAGCGCGAGCTGTTCGCGGAGCGCGCGCTCACGGCGATGTCCGCGTGGCGTGACGATGCGGGCATCGTTCCGACGGCCATTCGCGGGTGATGCGCCAATGAGTGACGAGGTCGCGCCCGCCGAACCGGCGGTGCCGGACACGGCCCTCCCCGATCAGGCACTCCCCGCCGAGATCGACGAATTCCTCGTCCATCTCACGAAAGAGCGCGACCTCTCGCCCAATACCACGTCCGCGTACCGTCGCGATCTGCGCGAATTCTCCACTTGGTTGGCCAGCACGCGCGGCATCAACGGGTGGAAGTGGAACGAGCTCGGACGCACGGAGATCCGCGGCTTCATGGCGCACTGCACGCGCCGCGGACTCGCCAAGCGTTCGGTCGCGCGACAGCTCTCGGCCGTGCGCAGCTTCTATCGCTGGTTGCACCGCGATGAACGCGTCGACGTGAATCCGGCGCGAGCCGTCAAGTCACCGCGATTGCCGCGCACACTCCCGGCGTATCTCGACAAACGGCAGGCCGACACACTACTCGAACACGCCGCGACGCGCGCCCAGAGCCTCGAGTTCACCGACGTGCGCAATCTCGCGATGCTCGAGCTGTTCTACTCGAGCGGCCTCCGACTCTCCGAACTGCGCGGCATCGACCTCGGCGATCTCGATCTCGTCGCCCAGCAGGTGAAGGTGCGTGGCAAGGGCCGCAAAGAGCGCATCGTTCCCCTTGGTGATCACGCCCAGCGCGCACTGCGCAACTATCTCGTGAGGCGCGACGCCCTGCTCGCGAAGCTCAAAGACAGCGCCAAGAAGCCTGCGCGCGGTGCGGTGTTTCTGAGCGAACGCGGCGGGCGCATGAGCCCACGTGCTATTCAGCACGCCGTCGCGCAGCTACTCTCCGCCGTCGACGAAGGGGCAGGGCTCAGCACGCACTCACTGCGTCATAGTTTCGCCACGCACCTGGTTGATGGCGGTGCGGACCTGCGCGCCGTACAGGAACTGCTCGGTCACGCCAGCATCAGCACCACGCAGATCTACACGCACACCAGCGTCGAGCGCCTCAAAAAGGTCTATAGGCAGGCGCACCCGCGCGCCTGAGTTTTCTGTGTGTGACGGCGGTGTGCTTTCGGCTTTGGTCGTGGTGCGTGCGGTGGCCGGTTTGGGCGCGCACGCCGCGTCGACCCGTGAGGAACTCCCCGTCGGCTTTTCTGCGGGGTGCATCGTGGGCGTGCCGCGAGAGTGCAGCGCGGCCCTCGCAGAGAGCCGCCGTGGAGCCCCACGGGCCGAGCGGCTACACTCGCAGTGGTGGTCGGGAATCACGCCCGCGTCGTTTGCAGTCAGACCCGCCCCTCAGAGGGGCTCCGGCGCGCGGTTACGGGGGTGAGTAAGCGCGGGGAACCACGAGCAGACGAAAAGCCCGACGGCAATCACGGTGACGACGCGCGCGCGACACGACGCCTCCGTATGCACGCCACCCTCGAGCCCCGAGCAGTGTGCTCCCCCAGCCCCAGGTAGGTCGGCGGTGCACCTCCCTGCAGCCGCCTCTGCGGGCGGCCGCTCCTCACCCGCGCGGCGCACCGGCGCGTCCCGCCCGCAGCAAGCGGCGAAAGGGAGGTGCATCGCCGACCATCACCCATCCGCAAGCACACCATCAACTCAAAACTCAAACCGGTGTGCCACCAGACAAAACAGTGACCGCGCGAGCGGCATCGAGGTTCCCGCCGCAGAGAACAATGCCGACCGTGCGTCCCGCCAGTCGCGGCGCCAGCAGGTGCAAGCCGGCCAGCCCCGTCGCGCCCGACCCTTCGGCCAGATTGTGCGTGAATCGCCACAAGTCGCGAACGGCCTGCGCGATGGCCGCTTCGCTCACCACCACGAACTCCTCGAGTCCGTGGCGCAGCGCGGGGAACGTGAGCTCGTACGTCGAACCCGTCGCGATCCCTTCGGCGAACGTCTGCACCGGCGCCCCCGAACGTGGCACGCCGTCGTGCCATGCATCATGCTGCGCCGACGCGCCGATGCTCTGCACCGCGTAGACTTCGAGATCGGGCTTGAGTACATCGCGCACGACGGCCGCTCCAACCGCTTGCGAGCCGCCGCCCAGCGCAATGATGATCGCGTCGAGATCCGGCGTCTGCTCCAGAAATTCCGCGGTCATCGTGGCGGCACCGGAAATCACCTCGTGGTGATTCGTCGAGTGTACCAACGTCTTGCGATCGCGCTCGGCCAACTCGCGACACGCTGCCACCGTGTCGTCGTAGCGATCGCCCACCTCGATCAGCGTGGCCCCCAGACCGCGAATGGCCGCGCTCTTCTCCGAGTTGTTGCCACGAGGCACGCAGATGGTGACCGACACCCCTCGTTGCGCGCCCGACCACGCGAGTCCAAGCCCGTGGTTGCCGGTCGTGGCGGCGATCACGCCACGGGCCGCGTCCTCGTCTGATAGCGCCATGATCGACGAGGTCCCGTTTCGCACCTTGAAGCTGCCCGTCGGCAGGTGATTCTCGTGCTTCACGAGCACGCGGATGCCGTGTCCGACGAGCTCGTCCAATGGCGGGTAGTGCCGGACCGGGGACGGGTCCAGATACCGGCGCAACCGAACGCGGGCGGCCAGTACGTCGTCGTAGGTGATGGGGTACATTCCTCAAATATGCCTCTCCCAATCATTCGAGCTACCACCATCCTGGCGGTGCGTCGCAACGGACGCGTCGCCATCGGCGGCGACGGGCAGGTGTCCGTTGGCGATACCATCGCCAAGTCGCAGGCCGTCAAGGTTCGTCCCCTCAAGGGCGGCCGTGTGATCGCCGGTTTCGCCGGTTCCGTAGCCGACGCGATTACGCTCTTCGAGAAGTTCGAGGAGAAGCTCGATCGCTTCCCGGGCAATCTCCCCAAGGCTGCGGTCGAACTGGCCAAGGAATGGCGCAGCGATCGCGTATTGCGTCGTCTCGAAGCCATGCTGATCGTGACTGACGTCGATCACGGCTTCATGTTGAGCGGCAACGGGGAACTCATCGAG is from Gemmatimonas sp. and encodes:
- the xerC gene encoding tyrosine recombinase XerC; protein product: MSDEVAPAEPAVPDTALPDQALPAEIDEFLVHLTKERDLSPNTTSAYRRDLREFSTWLASTRGINGWKWNELGRTEIRGFMAHCTRRGLAKRSVARQLSAVRSFYRWLHRDERVDVNPARAVKSPRLPRTLPAYLDKRQADTLLEHAATRAQSLEFTDVRNLAMLELFYSSGLRLSELRGIDLGDLDLVAQQVKVRGKGRKERIVPLGDHAQRALRNYLVRRDALLAKLKDSAKKPARGAVFLSERGGRMSPRAIQHAVAQLLSAVDEGAGLSTHSLRHSFATHLVDGGADLRAVQELLGHASISTTQIYTHTSVERLKKVYRQAHPRA
- a CDS encoding threonine/serine dehydratase, encoding MYPITYDDVLAARVRLRRYLDPSPVRHYPPLDELVGHGIRVLVKHENHLPTGSFKVRNGTSSIMALSDEDAARGVIAATTGNHGLGLAWSGAQRGVSVTICVPRGNNSEKSAAIRGLGATLIEVGDRYDDTVAACRELAERDRKTLVHSTNHHEVISGAATMTAEFLEQTPDLDAIIIALGGGSQAVGAAVVRDVLKPDLEVYAVQSIGASAQHDAWHDGVPRSGAPVQTFAEGIATGSTYELTFPALRHGLEEFVVVSEAAIAQAVRDLWRFTHNLAEGSGATGLAGLHLLAPRLAGRTVGIVLCGGNLDAARAVTVLSGGTPV
- the trmFO gene encoding methylenetetrahydrofolate--tRNA-(uracil(54)-C(5))-methyltransferase (FADH(2)-oxidizing) TrmFO — protein: MASNEVHVIGGGLAGSEAAWQLAERGHAVVISEMRPVRGTAAHRTEKLGELVCSNTFKSTETTNAHGLLKAEMRQLGSLILDCADESRVPGGSALTVDREIFSQHVHDRIHAHPRIRVSREEVTALPDVGIIATGPLTSDALADAIRARLGVESLAFYDAIAPVVSLESIDQNIAFRASRWGKETMDGAGEEGAYLNCAFTRDEYEAFIDALTTADQFTAHEFDAVPYFEGCMPIEEMARRGRESLRFGPMKPIGLQDPRSNSRPHAVMQLRMEDRGGRMWNLVGFQTRLRIPEQARVFRMIPGLAEAEFLRFGSIHRNSYVNAPAALSSHLSLRDAPQLMFAGQITGVEGYTESSATGLLAGINLARQMEGREPVVPPPATMMGALYRYMREADPKHFQPMNANFGLLDDLEGVAPKLLKDKAKKRELFAERALTAMSAWRDDAGIVPTAIRG
- the hslV gene encoding ATP-dependent protease subunit HslV, which produces MPLPIIRATTILAVRRNGRVAIGGDGQVSVGDTIAKSQAVKVRPLKGGRVIAGFAGSVADAITLFEKFEEKLDRFPGNLPKAAVELAKEWRSDRVLRRLEAMLIVTDVDHGFMLSGNGELIEPDDGILAIGSGGAYAQAAARALVRETALSPAEIVQKALTIAGEICIYTNTNITVLEPTA